A stretch of DNA from Anopheles ziemanni chromosome 3, idAnoZiCoDA_A2_x.2, whole genome shotgun sequence:
tctttttttttttttgtatgaaagGTGTTGCGCTGTTGGTTGTGCTGCTTTCCCTTTTGCAATCCCGGAAAGTGGTTGAACCGTAAATAGTTGTTGGTCGGTCAAAATATGCTCACACCATTAGAGGTCGGTCTGCCATATCTGATAAACCCTACACAACTTATCTGCTAGGATTTTTTTAACCgttttgtatattttgtactttttttgattttccttttatctttcttttttgcgtgacttttttgagagatttttatgtttttttttgtgtgtgtgtacttgtttttgctcatttttggacttttttttcgtatgcTTTTTCCGTGCTTCTTCCCCTTCGCGAATCAGCTTTGTTCCGTTATGTTCACACTCTTCATTATTAATTAAGACCGCCATCGAAAGTACAGGCGTTTTGTCATTTGTAACAGGGGTTCCAATATGTTTCTGCGCGTTCGTTATCGTTCCAGCTACTTTTTGAATCTTAAACCTTACGTTACTCTTctgtgcttcttcttctttttcttcttcctttcttcCACCGACACGCGCAACGACTTCCTTACATTGATGATTGATAAATCCTTAACCAACGAATTAGACtgttatcttttttcttttgttttctctgaCTGCTCTCGTCGTCCCATTTTCTGTCACACTTCGCCTCGATACATATTTATCAAATAAGTGTTAGAAATAAGCTTTTTTACTAAtaaaaaagggaggaaaacaaaataaaattaacattACCAATCGAAGTGCTTTTCTGCTCCGTTGATGATGATCGTCCTTTAAGCGGGGAATGGGATGTGGTGGTCCGCTGTTTCCATATGATGATGTTTACATTGCGCGAAGAGCACGGTGTCTCTCCCGTACGTGATGATGATGTACACGAAGCTGCTGGAAACCATTCCAACGAATTGTCTTTGCCATTTGCCACCGATCAATGCAATACTAGAATGCTATGTTATTATTCGCCTGCCGTCTTGCTGCCTTCCAAAAGGGAAATCAATCTCTTTTCGGTCGTtgcaaacatcaacaaaatcGGTGCTCAATAACATAGAAGTAGCAGAGTAGTGTTTTTTTGATAGATGCAGTAGGGGTAGTAGTAATATTAGCCATGCAAATATACTCGTCCTTTACGTGTCTCTTTCTCAGTCTCGATCGTTCCGTTTGCTGGGGGAATCGTACGTCCATAATATGTGATCGTCCTCTTGGCATACAAAGATTGCtgcctcacacacacacacacgctggtCTCGTGTACATCGTGATGTGTGAATTTTGTATTCGTTCGAAACAACGTTCTAGGAACCcttatgttgtttttcccaTCTCCCAGCTGTAGACCGAAGGAGAAGTAATAACCCCCCGGGTTCGCGAAATCCCTCGCGATCCCGGCTCCAGAGGGGCCTCTTACTCGTCAACGAACTGTTCACAAACGGCTACGATCGGTGACGTTGGCCAATCTTCGCCGTCGTCCTCGGAGCTTACACTACCCGTTCTGTTAATGGGAAAGAGGCAAATGATAAAAACCAAAAGGAACCCATGTCGCAGCTGTGTCTATCACATACCTGAATCTAAGGTTGTTGTTCATGTGACCGTGGGCTTGGTGATGTTCGGCAATCGTTGGCAGGTAGGAGGTCAACTTGTCAGTGGGGCGCAGAACGCGCATGGTGCGGGATGAAAGTTTCCACACCAGCCTCTGCTTGTACGGCATCTTGTGCTGGCCGTTGTAGAGCGACAGAATCTTCGTCACAATGCTGTTGCTGTAGAGGAAGCTGCTGTCGGGGATCTgcgaatgggaaaaatatatGATAATTTTCTAAGTTCAATAACAACAGACAGCAAGCAACCCTCAGTGGTATTGGTATGAACACCTACCCGACAGAATTTTTGCAGCTGAATAGCGTAGTCAACGAGATCGTGGATCTGCTGGTGTACCAGACCGTTGTCCTTGTTGGCGCTGACGTACACATCCATCTGGGTGAAGATCATCACGAGCGCGAGCTCGGACGGACGAATGCTGGCGCAGCTGGCGTCGCAGGCGAGAATCTCCAGCCGCATCTCGAGATCGGCCAGCGAGATGGCCGACTTGAAGATTTCGGACAGCCCGAGTGCGTTCGCGGCGTTCTCGAAGATGTAGTAGAACAGCCGGATGAACGAAAGGGCCGTCACCGGTGCCAGGTTCATCTGGACGCCAAGCTTGTTGGCGACGATGTCGGCCATTCGCACCAGGTCTCGCGACGTACAGCGGCACTGTGGGGAACAAAGAGAAGAAGGCATTGAAGTTAAGCGGTGTAAATTTGCCAAAAATGTAAGGAAAAACCCCTTCATTTCATTAACAATACTCTAACAAAACCCATGCCAAACCACAGTTTCGCTTTTCGAAAGATCGATAACATGGTGGGTGCATGATTTCAAGCTTTATCGAACCTAGATGCTTTTATAACCTAGAGACCATTGTCAACTAAAAGAAGCcagaaaagatttattttaaaagggCTTGGCAGTGCATGAGGTTCGTCTGCGACCCCTCCACctatcacaaacacacacctaTCCGGAAAGATGGTGTAGCCTGCAATGTATATCAACACATTATCATCCGAGGGTAAAGTGTTTACTAGCAACGATGAGAGTTTACTTttttatgagaaaaaaaacccaacaagAAATAGAAGAGTGAGCTCCAGAGGAGTTGTATGTTTATATTGCGTGCTATCTTCGTACTTCTCCTCCTGGTAAATTTCCGACTATTTGCCTTCGAAAAATGTTTACATTAGGCCGCGCGATCTCACTTGAAACATGGTGAAGTAGATTCAGTAACGACGTCAGCATTAAAATGGAAACCGATCGTCACAAATGGGCGAGATGAGCTTGGCCGCTCGAgtgcaaacacacatacacccgcCGAGCGAGCACATTTTGCGAGCCGTGGCGATCTTCGTCGGATCGCCACACAGCAACCGGTCACATTTTGTTGACCATAGAAAATGTTGTAGTCAATTACGAACTTCGTAGCAAATCATCAAGTGTCCCCCTCGCGGCATGTGAAACCGTGGACAGTTCTGCCGATCGGCAACAATGTGTACCACAGAGAGTAAGTGCTGGTCGAGTGGGTGGACCTTTTAAATTGAAGCTGGCGCATGTTACAGCAGCATAACCTCCCTCCTCTTCTGCATGATCGTAGCGAATTGACACACAAGTTGAATACCCgtttaaattaaacacaaaCTACTGTTGTGTAAAGAAaggggagggaggaagggaTGATGGGGAAGGAGTACATTTTCAACAGAAGCATATCAAGCGCATTGCACACGCATGGTTGTTGGGTAATAACATTCAAAGTCGCAGCCAAACCGTTAGGCAACGCGTAAACAAACACCACCGATCGGTCTCTCTACGGCTCATcgaatggtggtggttgggAGATCGAAGGATTGATAAAATGTTATGATGTCTGCACATGTGCATGAGAAGGAACAACATATTGAGCGTCGGTGCAACGACGTATAGAACTAGTCGCTAACGTCCAATCTCTTAGGACTTTCGTTCAACTCTTCATTGCCATCCGCCGATGAAACGATCGTTCTTCAAACGAACGGGAACTGTTTCTCGTACTACGTACGTTTGTGGCATCATCCGCATCGTCGCAATTGAGTACAGCGATCGAAGGGCATCAGATCGCTCACACAAGCTCTAGATGGGTGGGGAACTGACGTAAACATCTCTGGAGTAATGGCCAATACTTTCTTACTGCTGCCTGCCTGTCCTTCCATCCATACAGCAGAGTTTGGTAACTTGAGCTAGCCACCACAGCCGCCGAGAGAGCCATATGTTTTAGCATTTGAGGAATCTATTTTCCGCGGGCGTTCTGTTTCGTTGCTCATATCGAATCGATTTGAGGTTTTTGTACTGGGAACTGATGCTGTATTATTGGTGGACGGCGACATATGGTTCCCATTTGTCGCCActttcaaaacacaaaacgaagCTGAGGCTGGAAGTGAAGGTCGTCATGAGCTTCTTGCATTCTTCTTCAACACACGGTGCGTGACGTATTCCTTGGTGTACCTAAAATAATATGCACCACGGAAAACGTTTCCAATAAAGTGAGACCATCATATGACGCAgcaatttcaaaattaaacaatatttatttaaaaaaaaacacataagtTGAACTGATTGTTGATAAATACGGGATAAATTAAAACTACGTATCGCGGTTGTTGAAACACAATCTGTTATTAGTTTACTTAGGTGGCCGCCGCTCCACAAACGCAGGACGGTATGGGATGTTGTTTTTGAGTATCGATTCCCGCGTTTACGAGGATAACACGCAATATGCTGTGTTATATGCACACAGATTACGTTCCACTCTTATTGCCATATTTGGCCATTTAATCGGCACACAGGCACGACGACCGACGGCGGGCCTTGTGTCTACCGATATGAGAGTGAGTCAACCGCGTAATACCATTCTCTTTTAGGAACAGGCTCGATGCATCACACACCATGCTACCCAACATCCAAATTCGATATGTTGCAGCGCAAAAGATGGCCCATGGAAATGGCGTCACGGTGTTTACTTCCAGTGTAATGTAAACAAGATACAGTCTCAATGCGCGTGATTAAATTCAACATTAAAGTTGTCCTTGGGAAAATTCGTTATCTTCTAGATTTTAGATTTAAAAAACCCGCACGGGAACTTACCTGTGAGATAGCAACCAAATCCTCCGTGTCGATGATCGGCATGCTCAGCTGCTGCACCGCCAGATGGAAGGAGCTGACCGAAATGCACGCCATGTGCTTCGGGCGGACCTTCATCTTGGTCAGGAAGCGATCAACCAAGTTAATGGCAGCGAACAGGACATCGTTCGGCAGCTCGTACCAAACCTTCAGGCAGCGCAGCACATGAGCGGCTCCGTCGCGGGTGCCGATCGTGATTTCGCCATTCTGGAATGAGAAACAGgacagggggaaaaaaatgagaACGGACGGCATTAGCACACGGACATATAGTTCAGAGCTTGGACATGATGGAACCGCGAGTCATTGGCCTTCCCCAAGGATGCGCGGTGCGGCGCACAGCATAAGTACATATTGTTGCTTCCACTTTGTGGCAAATCGGTATCAATCGGAGAAGAACCATACCATCACGTAAACAAAAGTGGCTTGAAAGTAGATGCGAGACCTCGAGAAAAGGCAAGACAACGTAAACCGATCGGGTGATTGCTTAATTGGCGTTAAAAAGAGACCCGGGAATAGGCAATCAAGATCGTGTTCGGGcaaagtttaaaattaaatcacaggagtaaagaaagcaaacaacacaatCTCATCCAACAATCGAGGACATTCTTTTTCGCGTCGATTGCACGCAACAGAAAAAAGGCGATCCATGtttttatatataaatataaacaacaacaatctcTTGCCCTCGACAATTGCCGAACTCAGCAGAGACGCAGCCTTCAGACATTGcccagaaaaatgaaaaacatgtaCAGGAGATGCAAAGTTGTACAAAGAGAGTTTGAGAAACGGGCCTCTCGCCTCTATTTGGTCGCCATTGGAGAAACAACATCTACTCAGTGTGACCCGCAGATCACAACACACACCGATGGGATGGTGGATGGAGTGTTATATAAAATTGAGGTCACAAGAAACATCAATGATGCGCTGCGATGAAAATCCTATGGAAGGCACAACTGTCAACAACACTCCCCCCCCGCCCTTCCATCTTCCCAAAGGAATCCCAGCTTCCTCCTGGTACGCTTTAGCATTGGAAATCCGAAGAGAAACATCGGTGGACAATAGTGCACACGAAATCCTCCATTCGCCGAGGCGTGGGGTTGTGGGTTCGGTCAACCTTCGTTGAGATGGGTTTGAGTTTCTCTTCGCTGGGGAGGTTCAACGACTCGAGGCGAGGACGCGAGCTGGTTGGTGGGACGATGTTGGGAACGGCATACCAACAAGTTTGAGGAATTTAAAAGAGCCACAAGGTAGAGAGGGAAAGATAACACTTTTTGGAGACACACagagatgatgatgctgacTGAGCATTGGAAAGCTTACATTGCATACCATGACGATTGCTTACGTAAAGGAGAAATAACTCTTTATTGCACTATGAATCAAAATCGTCCTTAAACCGACAAGAAGTGACAAGCGGTTGGGCAGAATTGTCCACGGCCCTTGTAATCAATTTAACGCTGACACCTGCTTTGAATAGCACCAGAGAAACCAGGGTCAGGCTGGCAGCAAATGTGGAACAGCGTAGAGTGTGTCACGTAGACCGACCTCAGCATAACACGTATGTGTCCATCAGCTGTGGACCGAATGTAgtgacgcacacacacacatacacacgtatGCACCATCAGGCCGTGCTGAAAATAATCAAAGGCAAATGATCGAGGAGGACTTTCTCGTTGGCAAAAACAACATCGATCTCAACAACTTCGTCCACCCCCTCCTCCTGCCCATCATCTTTGTTGTTtgtctcattttgcattggcatgtcccttcctccctccccgAGCCCACCATACCCCTCCCTGAGCAGTAGGCAGagggaaatgaaacatttcaaggCGAGAAAGGACGGCTTAAAACAGCTGCTAAAGACCACTCGGCTTAGCCGACCTTCCGTTTATACCTTcccccaacaacaacaaccgtccttctcatcctcctcctcaacgcctacaaaataaatcatttataaAATCAGTCAAGTACAACGGAAAGGATGGTTTGCGTCGAAGAAGGAAGTGCGGTGGTACCTGACCAAGCCAGTAGTGTGAGCTAAAAAAGGAACGATTCGTTAAGCACCGCACACACAAGAAGACATCGGACTTCCAAGTTTGCTCTTCACGCATGAATACATACACATGCCGCGAACTGAACCGTAAGTAAATGCAAACCAACCCACCTCCATCCTCCCTCGCCATCAAGAGGGAGGGATTGTGTATATTTTCGCATGTATGCACAACGACGTTGTTGTGTACGACCGTCGACGAAAATGAACAACGCCAGTGGGAGGCGGTGGGGATCGTAACACGATAAGACAGGCGACCAATAGaaaccaccatcatcaactTCATACCATATGATGATGGTAGGGCTCTGTAATATTATCCAGATTAAAAACTGGTCCATTGCCTTCAGCAGCGCCAGCCGTCTGCGAATATTCCCTCAACGATAGGCAACCTAAAGCCGGTCCAACCAGTAACCGGAGCGACCGGATAAGTATGTCCTCCCCCAGGGCAAATAATGCTACCAACTACAagtagtagcagcagtagCCCAGGATCGAGTGGCACCCAGGCTATAGCCAGGCTCCTTGGGGATAGTTCCCTGCGGAAAAATAGGGGGTACACCGGACGGGGGGCAGGACCAGTTGTGTCGATCGAGCCAGTTGACATTGAAACCGAAAATAAATCTTGCATGCGTGACACACACAACCAACGAAGAGCGAGCGAACAACCAACCGACGGGGGTCGATGTGTGTTCCTCCTTTCCCTTGGATATCGCGCGCGTCTTGCAAACCCACGCATGGTCGCGTCGCGTCGTCGTACGTAATGAGTCTGCCGCCTCCGTCGTCCCTCGAAAGGTGTACCTTTATTATTATCGTCGATGTCGTTTCCATTGCTCGGGCAGGTTGGACTGGTGTTGCCATCGACATTTTATGGCGTCACCCTATGGCCCAGGCAGCATTCGACCAGCGCAAGACGCACACATCGACGGGCGAGAGAGTTTCTTGCCAGTCACGTACTCGCGAAAAACTGGTTCTTCCAGTTCGTccaaaataacaaacacaaGCCTGTTCCCGTCCCCGTCCCCTCTTTGACGCAACGAACGAATTTGCTACATGGCCTCCAAAAACctgtttgctgtttgtttgcggATGTCGTCCCGTTTTGTTTGTCTGTCTATTTGTAATTAGGCCAATACTAATCGGAAACGAAGAAAGAAGGATGAATTTTATCACGATCATTTCTTCCTCCTTACCTACCACAAAATGCAACgtgcattttatgttttacattcGCTAAACCTACTTGTGCATCTCGTTACGTTAATCATTCCTGATGGGTATCGTTTCTttgtgcattatttttaatttaaattaacccGCTTTGATCTTCATTATCTCCCTGACGGGGAGAGGAACAATATGACATTGTTTCCCGTTCCTCAAGCGTGCGCCACCGACCACGAACACAACCGTGCGTGACGGTCACGGATGGCGCCCCACGCACAGAAGGGATGATCGTACAATCGcccaaaaaaagggaaatatcGTTGGTTTATGGAGAGTGACACCAAGCGGCGGGCACCAATGCTAAAACATGGTGTCGTTCTCTCCTTGTTTATGTTAcccttttcaaatgaaaacgaCTATCATCCCCCACAGCGTTTCACCCACTTCCGTTGTGTGCCCGAATGGGTAAAACGATGGCGCGTTGAAGCGTGGAGATTATATTCAACAAACTAGCAAAACTCAAACTGGAACATGTGTTGGGTTGGTTCGACTTGTGCTGATTCGACTCAATTCGATTGTGTttctaaaacataaaaaaggaatCACAAACGCGCTTAAGGTGCTTTTCTATTTGGCGATAATCTGTAGCCTTAGATTTTCGCTTTATTAGCATGTTAATTTTATCGTCCAGACCCAACCCCGACATTCGCTTCCAACGCTTGGGCAGAACGAGAATCAAACGATCGAACGGTACTTGAAAACTAGCGGCAAAAGAACCGTGCTCTGCCTAACGCCTGCGTGTTATTAGAGAAAAGAATAACCACCCTTAACAGTAGCAACATGTGGAAGCAATTATCTTACGCTAGCTACAGTACCTCGAAGAGTCGAGAGTAGTAGTAGATTTAACACTGGGCTTCTTCTAGGCCTTCCCAGTAGAAAGTCAGCACCGTCTTTATTCTCCGCTCGAAATGTTCCTTCCCTCGAGCAGGAAGCGGTGCTGCTGCTAGAGCATACATCTATTCGAATTTTATGCCTCCCTTCCGGGCGCGCGAGTCCGCCGCGGGCCCACCCGATGAATCCCATTCTTTTTCCGCACCAGTGACGAAGTGACGAACGTTGGCACCGTTGGAACGTCGCCGACGGAACACAATGTGGAGTAGTAATGTGGCGTTCTGTATATCTGCACTGACTAACATGACGCACAACACCATTGTATTCTGTTGGGTGTAAAGCGGGGCGCAACGGGGCTCTTTTTTTGTCTAACAATCGGGAGCGACACAGGAAGTGCGCCCCTGGTAGAAGAACAAACCCTTCAGTGTATCTGGAGATCGAGAACAACGATGGATAGTTAGAAATagacagaacaaaaaaaaacatttgcacAACAACCTTTCCCGGCGCTTGCTGCCATTTGAACCCAGAAGAGGTTGGGTCATAAGGAAAGGCCAGAttcggtgggtggaaaaaaatgtagaaaagaACTCAACAGAATTGAAGGCAGAgatatttcattcatttgtgCTCTTGAGAGTGATAAGAAGTATGTTGTTTACACGTTTATCCCCTCTTGCTGTGTAGACAAACAAGTCGAGCCTAAGCACTGGTAGCATTTAATGGTCGCTTACAGAATGCCCAACCATTGACGCTAATTACAACAAGCTGCTGACCAACTCGTCGTAATCATCCTCTTTAGCGGTCTACTTATACTTGCACTAACCCTCCCCTCACCGCAAGGTACACGAATCAAACATGCAACTATCGAACGCACGCAAGAAACGTGTACATCCGTGAGAGCGCTTCTGGTGGCCACTTTGAAGCTATTGATCGAAAGTGCAACAGCCTCGGAAAACCTTCCTTCTTACGAGATTCTTTCCGGTCTTGACATAAGCCCGGCTCTACCCGCTGTATGATTACACACGGACTGGACAAGAAAAGCTGGACAACACAACAAAAGCCACTATCAACGGGCTTCTTCGCGATACTAACAATTATCTCCGCATACGAAACACCATCTTCAAGCGAGCAAAAATGCCGCAGTGCCATGTCGTCTGGAGCGGGTTTTGTACGCAAATGGTCTTGTCACATATGGTACTTATCGTCGTACCAGCACCGTATCTTGCGCTCCTCCTATCGATTTAATGATAAGGGAGGCTTCTAGTCTGGAACCGTTTGAAACCGGGGAGTGAAGAAAAGATGACACAAAATATTGCACCCTCCTCCGCTCTAAGGtttattttcctgttttcatttttcgttaCCTTTTCCCGGTCGATAACctcacaatattttttttttatttttcggtttaaTTTCACCGTGATAAGGTTAAAAACGAAATCGTCATGCTGATAGCACCAAACAGCGGATTGTTTTTCCGTCTGCAATTGGAGTGGAACAAcgttgatgacgatgacgtcGACGGCGGGTTTCAATCTGCAAAAAAGcgcaatgaaaacaaaaaccgtagGTACTTCTTTGTATTCATTCCATTCGTTCCAAATCTTCACCAGAAGAGGTTGGCAAAATGTGCTGAACAAACAATTCACTAGGAATAATCGGGCCTGATTTCGCGTCTTGTACAACACCCGAAGAAGCGAGCCTGATAAGGAAATAGATCTCTCCTTCGGGCACCACACCCTTCGTTTGGTTGTTTCTTCTGTTCGCCCGTTATCAGCATGCCAAATATTGACAGACAGACGGACACTGAAGACACTTTGCTTCCTGCCTTCCCCGCCCTACCGTGGAGTCTACACCAAATCATTCGTACGTCAATATGCTTCTCCCTCCGGTTACCATTGTATGGTGATATTTATTGCAAATGGTAAACGGTTCATTATCGACTCGAGACCATTCGATTCGGACTGTCGAGTTAAGTGTGCAGTGGACGAAGGCTTGGGGGTTGTTGGTTCGCCGATGCTAAGCCTACCTATTGATCTAACACCCGGTGACGACCCGGGACCGGCTAAACACCTGATGTTTAAATATAGAGCGCCCGGCTAAAGTGTTGAAGGGCTGCTTACCTATCCACCCTGTAT
This window harbors:
- the LOC131288790 gene encoding cyclin G → MSVPVRCYSVDSMNNIDQQPIGIGGHGLPSSSSSCGMMMMMEDDCGDDHRPMMRMSPSTTVHGSDRAMHHDQRMSSEEGRLGTPDAADGVLLAPLDVATGNRSGYNHNNNNSAHSSPGGGGSNSSCSSNNNAAGYYHYQPQQQQQQQQQNYHHQHLMMMDTAAAVGGTGANHDDGQDLAGAAGAAAAARYTSPQQSPTHHHPHHHHPASSSPPSSPASAHGGSNGAGATPPPQPAMSFEQMMAKLSELLALEPKYQPNLYLPQQSINGEITIGTRDGAAHVLRCLKVWYELPNDVLFAAINLVDRFLTKMKVRPKHMACISVSSFHLAVQQLSMPIIDTEDLVAISQCRCTSRDLVRMADIVANKLGVQMNLAPVTALSFIRLFYYIFENAANALGLSEIFKSAISLADLEMRLEILACDASCASIRPSELALVMIFTQMDVYVSANKDNGLVHQQIHDLVDYAIQLQKFCRIPDSSFLYSNSIVTKILSLYNGQHKMPYKQRLVWKLSSRTMRVLRPTDKLTSYLPTIAEHHQAHGHMNNNLRFRTGSVSSEDDGEDWPTSPIVAVCEQFVDE